A stretch of Leptospira neocaledonica DNA encodes these proteins:
- a CDS encoding cysteine synthase A: MEIKKGFADAIGNTPLIRLNYYSDQTGCEILGKAEFLNPGGSVKDRAALFIIEEAEKKGLLKPGGTVVEGTAGNTGIGLVHICNAKGYKCLIVIPDTQSKEKIDLLRTLGAEVRTVPAVPYKDPGNYVKVSAKIAEETPNSIWANQFDNVANRLAHYHTTGPEIWRQTGGKVDAWLASLGTGGTFSGTAMFLKEQNPKIKTIAAEPYGSAIYNFVKKGELSSEGNSFTEGIGNGRITENMKDAPFDDAIRVTDAECLEFIYTLLRKDGLFVGGSSGINVGAAVKLAKEIGPGHTIVTVLADSGARYQSRLYDQDWLKSKGYSIPEV, encoded by the coding sequence ATGGAGATCAAAAAAGGTTTTGCGGATGCGATAGGAAACACTCCTCTCATTCGTTTGAATTATTATTCTGACCAAACTGGTTGTGAAATTTTAGGCAAAGCGGAGTTCTTAAATCCAGGCGGTTCCGTAAAAGATAGGGCCGCATTATTCATTATTGAAGAAGCAGAGAAGAAGGGACTTTTAAAGCCGGGCGGCACAGTGGTCGAAGGTACAGCCGGAAATACGGGGATAGGACTAGTACATATCTGCAATGCAAAGGGATACAAATGTCTAATTGTAATTCCCGATACACAATCCAAAGAAAAAATAGATCTGCTTAGGACACTTGGTGCAGAAGTGAGAACCGTTCCTGCAGTTCCATATAAGGATCCGGGAAACTATGTAAAAGTTTCCGCAAAAATTGCAGAAGAAACTCCGAATTCTATCTGGGCAAATCAATTCGACAATGTGGCAAACCGTTTAGCACATTATCATACCACAGGCCCTGAGATCTGGAGACAGACCGGCGGAAAAGTAGACGCATGGCTTGCTTCCCTCGGAACCGGAGGAACATTCAGCGGGACTGCAATGTTTTTAAAAGAACAAAATCCAAAGATCAAAACGATCGCGGCAGAACCTTATGGATCTGCAATTTATAATTTCGTAAAGAAGGGAGAACTTTCTTCCGAAGGAAATTCGTTCACCGAAGGGATCGGGAACGGACGAATTACCGAGAATATGAAGGATGCTCCTTTTGACGATGCGATTCGAGTAACCGATGCAGAATGTTTAGAGTTTATCTATACACTTCTTCGTAAGGATGGATTATTTGTAGGTGGCTCGAGCGGGATCAATGTGGGGGCCGCAGTAAAGCTTGCGAAAGAAATAGGACCCGGACATACTATAGTCACTGT